The following are encoded in a window of Chloroflexota bacterium genomic DNA:
- a CDS encoding aminotransferase class I/II-fold pyridoxal phosphate-dependent enzyme → MTNATLRVADRVQNFTESVIREMTRLNNIYGGINLSQGYPDFPAPDAIKEAAVKAIRDDVNQYAVTWGAPNLRRALAEKYAWFNGMPIEADKHITVTCGATEAMIAAMLATLNPGDKFIVFQPFYENYWPDGMISGAQPIFVNLQPPEWVWNPDELRTAFKQGARAIILNNPNNPTGRVFTRAELQFIADLCIEYNALAFTDEIYEHIIYDGRKHISLATLPGMAERTITISGISKTYSVTGWRIGYCIAPEEISKAIRKVHDFLTVGAPAPLQEAAAVAVQFPRSYYDQLVVGYTRRRDLCLRALSDAGFKFHPVEGAYYVMCDFSAFGYTHDVEFAHYLVKEVGVASVPGSSFFMPQELGRSQIRFCFPKKDETLIAAGERLTQLKRA, encoded by the coding sequence ATGACGAATGCCACTCTCCGCGTCGCCGACCGGGTGCAGAACTTCACCGAGTCGGTCATACGCGAAATGACGCGGCTGAACAACATCTACGGCGGCATCAACCTGTCGCAGGGCTACCCGGACTTCCCGGCGCCCGACGCGATCAAGGAAGCGGCCGTCAAAGCGATTCGCGATGACGTGAACCAGTACGCCGTGACGTGGGGCGCGCCGAACCTGCGCCGCGCGCTGGCCGAGAAGTATGCCTGGTTCAACGGCATGCCGATCGAGGCCGACAAGCACATCACCGTCACCTGCGGCGCGACCGAGGCGATGATCGCGGCGATGCTGGCCACGCTCAACCCGGGCGACAAGTTCATCGTCTTCCAGCCGTTCTACGAGAACTACTGGCCGGACGGTATGATCTCCGGGGCGCAACCGATCTTCGTGAACCTGCAGCCGCCCGAATGGGTCTGGAACCCGGACGAGTTGCGCACGGCGTTCAAGCAGGGCGCGCGCGCCATCATCCTGAACAATCCGAACAACCCGACCGGCCGCGTCTTCACGCGGGCTGAGCTGCAATTCATAGCCGACCTGTGCATCGAATACAACGCGCTGGCGTTCACCGACGAGATCTACGAGCACATCATCTACGACGGGCGCAAGCATATCTCGCTGGCGACCCTGCCCGGCATGGCCGAGCGCACCATCACGATCAGCGGCATCTCGAAGACGTACTCCGTGACCGGCTGGCGCATCGGCTACTGCATTGCGCCGGAAGAGATCAGCAAGGCGATCCGCAAGGTACACGATTTCCTGACCGTCGGCGCGCCCGCCCCGCTGCAGGAAGCCGCGGCGGTGGCGGTGCAGTTCCCGCGCTCGTACTACGACCAACTGGTCGTGGGCTACACGCGGCGGCGCGACCTCTGCCTGCGCGCGCTGTCCGACGCCGGCTTCAAGTTCCACCCGGTCGAAGGCGCGTATTATGTCATGTGCGATTTCAGCGCGTTCGGCTACACGCACGACGTCGAGTTCGCGCACTACCTGGTCAAGGAAGTCGGCGTGGCCAGCGTGCCGGGCAGCTCCTTCTTCATGCCGCAGGAGCTGGGACGCTCGCAGATTCGCTTCTGCTTCCCCAAGAAGGACGAGACGCTCATCGCCGCCGGCGAGCGGCTGACACAGCTCAAAAGAGCATAG
- a CDS encoding PIG-L family deacetylase: MSNPNEQAPLEIKRALIVMAHPDDPEFGAGGTSAKWSKEGVEVAYVIVTDGCKGSDDPEMTWEKLIPLRQVEQRAAAAALGVKNITFLTHRDGELANSLEVRRDICREIRRFKPDVVLTHDPTTRYGFPGFINHNDHRASGDATLDAVFPAAGNRLYFPELQALGFEPHKVRLVLLTGNPNPDYFVDITETFEQKIDSLREHKSQIKDVEGLRKRLSERHTKIGEAHGMKYAEAFKSLKMG; encoded by the coding sequence ATGAGCAACCCGAACGAGCAGGCCCCGTTAGAAATCAAGCGCGCGCTGATTGTCATGGCGCACCCGGACGATCCGGAGTTTGGCGCCGGCGGCACGAGCGCGAAATGGAGTAAGGAAGGCGTCGAGGTCGCGTACGTCATCGTGACCGACGGCTGCAAGGGCAGCGACGACCCGGAGATGACGTGGGAGAAGCTGATCCCGCTCCGCCAGGTCGAGCAGCGCGCCGCCGCCGCCGCGCTCGGCGTGAAGAACATTACCTTCCTGACACACCGCGACGGCGAGCTGGCAAACAGCCTGGAAGTGCGCCGCGACATCTGCCGCGAGATCCGCCGCTTCAAGCCCGACGTGGTGCTGACGCACGACCCGACGACGCGCTACGGCTTTCCCGGCTTCATCAACCACAACGACCACCGCGCCAGCGGCGACGCCACGCTCGACGCGGTGTTCCCCGCGGCCGGCAACCGGCTGTACTTCCCGGAACTGCAGGCGCTCGGCTTTGAGCCGCACAAGGTCCGCCTGGTGCTGCTGACCGGCAATCCCAACCCGGACTACTTCGTGGACATCACGGAGACGTTCGAGCAGAAGATCGATTCGCTGCGCGAGCACAAGAGCCAGATCAAGGACGTCGAAGGGCTGCGGAAGCGCCTGTCAGAGCGTCACACGAAGATCGGGGAGGCGCACGGCATGAAGTACGCGGAGGCGTTCAAGTCATTGAAGATGGGCTAG
- the argH gene encoding argininosuccinate lyase → MPLWGSAFTKPTADLMRKFQDSLPFDRRWYAEDIRGSQVFAKAIQQIGLISAEELAQIQNGLARVQAEFDAGTFAMLPNDEDIHTAVERRLTELIGDAGKKLHTGRSRNDQVATDAHLAMLKTVAQTSAQVLDLQRALVEHATANPDVITAGYTHMRRAQPILWSHYIMSFFWMLERDRERLADLAKRTSMSPLGAGALAGNAFGIDREQLQRELGFERIYENSLDAVSDRDFVVEYLFCASLIAVHLSRLAEDLIIYSTDEYGWAQIDDAYSTGSSIMPQKKNPDSLELIRGKTGRIVGALSAMLVMLKGSPSSYDKDYQEDKEGLFDTADTLTMTLPIMTDIIHTLVIRPEGMARSLDDGLLATDVADYLVRKGLPFREAHHVVGRLVRDSLEHQRLLRSYTPAELLVFSPKFEADVADVFDFRKSVERRSATGGTAPEAVRKQIERAQARLAQAAV, encoded by the coding sequence ATGCCGCTCTGGGGTTCTGCTTTCACCAAACCAACCGCCGACTTGATGCGCAAGTTCCAGGATTCGCTGCCGTTCGACCGCCGCTGGTACGCCGAGGACATACGCGGCAGCCAGGTCTTCGCCAAAGCGATCCAGCAGATCGGGCTGATCAGCGCGGAGGAACTGGCGCAGATCCAGAACGGGCTGGCGCGCGTGCAGGCCGAGTTTGACGCCGGCACGTTCGCCATGCTGCCCAACGACGAGGACATCCACACAGCCGTCGAGCGCCGTCTGACGGAGTTGATCGGCGACGCCGGCAAGAAACTGCACACCGGCCGCAGCCGCAATGACCAGGTCGCCACCGACGCGCACCTGGCGATGCTGAAGACCGTCGCGCAGACGAGCGCGCAGGTGCTCGACCTGCAGCGCGCGCTGGTCGAGCACGCCACGGCGAACCCCGACGTGATCACCGCCGGATACACGCACATGCGCCGCGCCCAGCCGATCCTCTGGTCGCACTACATCATGTCGTTCTTCTGGATGCTCGAGCGCGACCGCGAGCGGCTGGCCGACCTGGCCAAGCGGACGAGCATGAGCCCGCTCGGCGCGGGCGCGCTGGCCGGCAATGCCTTCGGCATCGACCGCGAGCAGTTGCAGCGCGAGCTCGGCTTCGAGCGCATCTACGAGAACTCGCTCGACGCGGTCAGCGACCGCGACTTCGTCGTGGAGTACCTGTTCTGCGCCTCACTGATCGCCGTGCACCTTAGCCGGCTGGCCGAAGACCTGATTATCTACTCGACCGACGAGTACGGCTGGGCGCAGATCGATGACGCGTACTCGACCGGCTCCAGCATCATGCCGCAGAAGAAGAACCCCGACTCGCTCGAACTGATTCGCGGCAAGACCGGCCGCATCGTCGGCGCGCTGAGCGCCATGCTCGTCATGCTCAAAGGCTCGCCGTCCTCTTATGACAAGGACTACCAGGAGGACAAGGAGGGCCTGTTCGACACGGCCGATACACTGACTATGACGCTGCCGATCATGACCGACATCATCCACACGCTGGTCATCCGACCGGAGGGCATGGCGCGCTCGCTGGACGACGGCCTGCTGGCAACCGACGTGGCCGACTACCTCGTGCGCAAGGGCCTGCCGTTCCGCGAGGCGCACCACGTCGTCGGGCGGCTGGTGCGCGACTCGCTGGAACACCAGCGCCTGCTGCGCAGCTACACGCCAGCCGAACTGCTCGTCTTCTCGCCGAAGTTCGAGGCCGACGTCGCCGATGTGTTCGACTTCCGCAAGTCGGTCGAGCGCCGTAGCGCGACTGGCGGCACTGCGCCCGAGGCGGTCCGCAAGCAGATCGAGCGCGCCCAGGCGCGCCTGGCGCAGGCGGCCGTCTAG